The following are encoded together in the Bacillus carboniphilus genome:
- a CDS encoding histidine phosphatase family protein, translated as MRKVFLIRHCQATGQEPEAPLTDKGREQANDLLEFFKDEEIDRIVSSPYIRAVDSIRAFAELKSVKVEIDNRLSERVLSPVSLHDWEKHLFHSFEDMDYKIEGGESSREAMIRGISCLHELLGGDGQQAIIVSHGNLISLMLKHYNKQIGFSDWKALSNPDIYELTFDNNQYKNMRRVWRDA; from the coding sequence ATGAGAAAGGTGTTTTTAATTAGACATTGCCAGGCAACAGGGCAGGAACCAGAGGCTCCACTAACGGATAAGGGTAGAGAACAAGCGAATGACCTACTGGAGTTTTTTAAAGATGAAGAGATAGACAGAATAGTATCTAGCCCGTATATTCGGGCTGTAGACAGTATAAGGGCGTTTGCAGAATTGAAGTCCGTGAAAGTAGAGATAGATAACCGATTGTCAGAGCGAGTTCTTTCTCCTGTTTCTTTACATGATTGGGAGAAGCATCTATTCCATTCATTCGAAGATATGGATTACAAAATTGAGGGTGGAGAAAGTAGTCGGGAAGCTATGATTAGAGGTATTTCCTGCTTACATGAGCTTTTAGGAGGAGATGGACAGCAGGCTATTATTGTATCGCATGGGAATTTAATTTCCTTAATGTTAAAACACTATAATAAGCAAATTGGGTTTAGTGATTGGAAAGCATTAAGTAACCCCGATATTTATGAATTAACATTTGATAACAACCAATACAAGAATATGAGAAGGGTTTGGAGAGATGCATAA
- a CDS encoding ATP-dependent helicase, translated as MNGKEAFFEKKKSDIGVSLNKVQKEAVLQTKGPLLLLASPGSGKTTTIIMRIGYLIEVKQVKPSSILAITFSRESARDMKERFSQFFPTYPSETVSFSTIHSLAFKIVREYLKRSSTSYLLIEGEDSLQNKVEIGTAIVPLNKKLILKQLYYERHSENITEDQLEELTSFISFLKNKLVAKEQWSSIECSIPNVTEIVSRYEEFKNSASNHLLLDYDDMLTVALKALNEDPELLSRYQRKFKYVLTDESQDTSLVQHLIVEKLVKEHQNICVVADDDQSIYTWRAAEPQYLLDFKKVYPQAKILLMEQNFRSSKEIVEVANQFIKRNKKRYEKEMFTTNPPFQQVKIRRFSSDKIQVKYIVQQILEEDNLGEVAILYRNNSSSIQLVNEMDLSKIPFYIKDTDHRFFSHWVVKDILNFMRMTFTDKRVDILEKIYTKFNAYITKQQMTELTNVQNQKSVFDNLLEKVELQEYQVKQIKRCKQLFREMRGAPPLEVIQIIRTKLGYEKALEKMCERLGFRKENLLGILNTLEEIAVTLDTMEEFATRLQHLEKVMKTAAINKKQSAVTLSTFHSSKGLEFNRVYLVDLVDGMIPSHDDIKMEEKGNLDKMEEAARLFYVGMTRAKRELELLTYEEKNGVRCKESLFVSDVRDIINPPNVIKQKESQKVKKDTVLKDSNGTNAIKEESLLKNGEKIRHRMFGIGEIKSIENDFIHIQFPSGIKKLSISTCIEAGVLECIEYKENHV; from the coding sequence ATGAATGGCAAGGAAGCTTTTTTTGAAAAAAAGAAATCAGACATAGGTGTTTCATTAAATAAAGTACAGAAAGAAGCAGTCCTTCAAACGAAAGGACCGCTTCTTCTTTTGGCGTCTCCAGGTTCTGGAAAAACAACAACTATTATTATGAGAATTGGTTATTTAATAGAGGTCAAACAAGTTAAGCCTTCTAGCATACTAGCCATTACATTTAGTCGCGAATCAGCTAGGGACATGAAAGAGCGGTTCTCGCAATTCTTTCCAACCTATCCTTCGGAAACAGTAAGCTTTTCAACGATACACAGCTTAGCCTTTAAAATTGTAAGGGAGTATTTAAAAAGGTCGAGTACAAGCTACCTTTTAATAGAAGGGGAAGACAGTCTTCAAAATAAGGTAGAAATAGGCACAGCTATCGTTCCTCTAAACAAAAAACTGATTCTAAAGCAACTTTATTATGAGCGTCATAGTGAAAATATTACGGAAGATCAATTAGAGGAATTGACATCTTTTATAAGTTTTTTAAAGAACAAGCTGGTAGCTAAGGAGCAATGGTCTTCTATCGAATGTTCCATTCCGAATGTAACCGAAATTGTGAGCCGGTATGAAGAGTTTAAAAACAGTGCCAGCAACCATTTGTTATTAGATTATGATGATATGCTCACAGTAGCCCTTAAAGCTCTAAATGAAGATCCTGAACTTCTTTCCCGTTATCAAAGAAAATTTAAGTACGTCCTAACAGATGAAAGTCAGGATACATCTCTAGTCCAGCATCTTATTGTAGAGAAGCTAGTCAAAGAACATCAAAATATATGTGTTGTTGCTGATGATGATCAATCTATTTATACGTGGAGGGCAGCCGAACCACAATACTTATTAGATTTTAAAAAGGTCTATCCCCAGGCGAAAATTTTGTTAATGGAACAAAATTTTCGATCTTCTAAAGAGATTGTAGAAGTAGCTAACCAATTCATTAAAAGAAATAAGAAGCGGTATGAAAAAGAAATGTTTACTACGAACCCCCCATTTCAACAGGTAAAAATTAGAAGGTTTTCTAGCGACAAGATACAAGTCAAATATATTGTTCAACAAATCTTAGAAGAGGATAACCTAGGTGAAGTGGCGATTTTGTACCGCAATAATTCTTCGTCTATACAACTTGTAAATGAAATGGACCTGTCGAAAATTCCGTTCTATATTAAGGATACCGACCATCGCTTCTTCTCACATTGGGTAGTGAAGGATATTCTCAATTTTATGAGGATGACCTTTACAGATAAGAGAGTAGATATTCTGGAGAAGATATACACAAAGTTCAACGCATACATTACAAAACAACAAATGACGGAGCTAACAAACGTGCAGAATCAAAAGTCAGTTTTTGATAATTTATTGGAGAAAGTGGAGCTGCAAGAATATCAAGTAAAGCAAATCAAAAGATGTAAACAATTATTTCGTGAGATGAGAGGTGCTCCTCCACTTGAGGTTATCCAAATAATTAGGACAAAGCTTGGTTATGAGAAAGCGCTAGAGAAGATGTGTGAACGTTTAGGGTTTAGAAAAGAAAACTTATTGGGCATTTTAAATACGTTAGAGGAAATTGCAGTTACTCTAGATACAATGGAAGAGTTTGCAACTCGACTTCAACATTTAGAGAAAGTAATGAAGACAGCAGCTATAAATAAGAAGCAAAGTGCTGTTACCTTATCAACATTCCATAGCTCTAAAGGTTTAGAGTTTAATAGAGTTTATCTCGTTGATTTAGTAGATGGAATGATTCCCTCTCATGATGATATAAAAATGGAGGAAAAGGGAAACTTAGATAAGATGGAAGAAGCAGCCCGCCTTTTTTATGTCGGTATGACAAGAGCGAAGAGGGAGTTAGAATTATTAACCTATGAAGAAAAAAATGGTGTTCGCTGTAAAGAATCATTGTTTGTAAGTGATGTACGAGATATTATAAACCCACCCAATGTAATTAAGCAGAAAGAATCGCAAAAGGTAAAGAAAGATACAGTGTTGAAGGACTCTAATGGTACTAATGCAATAAAAGAAGAGAGTCTTTTAAAAAATGGAGAAAAGATCAGGCACCGCATGTTTGGAATTGGAGAAATTAAGAGTATAGAAAATGATTTCATTCATATTCAATTTCCTAGTGGTATAAAGAAGTTGTCGATCTCAACGTGCATAGAGGCGGGAGTTTTAGAGTGTATTGAATATAAAGAAAACCACGTTTAG
- a CDS encoding DUF3231 family protein, whose translation MEENTSQPLCASEIANLWTQYMNDSMAACFLSHILEYMKDQEYRRILEFASDLSKSHLEKIKAFFQKDQFPTPIGFTEEDVNLGAPPLLSDDLIMVYMYVMTLHGMTGYAGALGNSVREDQRGYFTQCNKESMELFNQISDIMLKRGILSKPPVIYGNKEIDFVNQQNYLNGWIGKKRPLNAVEITGLFFNTKKTIIKIVLELAFAQVTKTKDVQKYFIRGAELCKKHVGVFDSYLLDENLPAPQRWESEVSDSTLAPFSEKFMLYHIVSLVSASLGFYGAGLAVSQRRDLAVQYAMLIAEMGLYAEDGANLLIKYGWMEQPPLAIDRRTLVKKNK comes from the coding sequence ATGGAAGAGAATACAAGTCAACCACTCTGCGCCTCAGAAATAGCAAATCTGTGGACACAATATATGAACGATAGCATGGCAGCTTGCTTCCTTTCCCATATCTTGGAGTATATGAAGGACCAGGAATATCGTCGTATTTTAGAGTTCGCTTCTGACCTATCAAAATCACATTTAGAAAAGATTAAGGCTTTTTTTCAAAAAGACCAATTCCCAACTCCAATTGGATTTACAGAGGAAGATGTGAATCTAGGGGCGCCACCACTTCTTTCAGATGACCTTATAATGGTGTATATGTATGTTATGACATTACATGGTATGACAGGTTATGCAGGAGCACTTGGGAATTCAGTGAGAGAAGATCAAAGAGGGTATTTTACTCAGTGTAATAAAGAATCGATGGAGTTATTTAATCAAATTTCTGACATTATGCTTAAAAGAGGGATTCTAAGTAAACCACCAGTCATTTATGGAAATAAAGAAATAGACTTTGTGAACCAACAAAATTATTTAAATGGCTGGATTGGAAAGAAAAGACCGCTCAATGCTGTAGAAATTACAGGTTTATTTTTTAATACGAAGAAGACCATAATTAAAATAGTGTTGGAATTAGCCTTTGCGCAAGTTACGAAGACAAAAGACGTGCAAAAGTATTTTATTCGTGGAGCAGAGCTATGTAAAAAACATGTTGGAGTTTTCGATTCCTATTTATTAGATGAGAACTTACCAGCACCACAAAGATGGGAGTCTGAAGTTTCTGATTCAACATTGGCCCCTTTCTCGGAAAAGTTCATGTTATATCACATTGTATCTCTTGTCTCTGCCTCACTCGGTTTTTATGGAGCGGGGTTAGCGGTATCCCAAAGAAGAGACTTGGCCGTGCAATATGCAATGCTAATAGCAGAGATGGGGCTATATGCTGAAGATGGAGCAAATTTATTAATAAAGTATGGATGGATGGAGCAACCTCCATTAGCAATAGATCGCCGGACACTGGTGAAGAAGAACAAATAA
- a CDS encoding glycerol-3-phosphate dehydrogenase/oxidase, translating to MFSSLKRNQYIEKLKNNTYDLVVIGGGITGAGIALDAATRGLKVALIEMQDFAAGTSSRSTKLVHGGLRYLKQLEVKMVAEVGKERAIVYENGPHVTTPERMLLPIHQGGTFGKWTTSLGLLVYDYLANVKQAERRKMLDREETLRKEPLIKEDGLKGGGYYVEYRTDDARLTIEVLKAAVSYGAHALNYMKAEGFLYENNKVTGVQATDIISGDRFEIRSRITVNAAGPWVDQVRSLDTSLRKKQLRLTKGVHIVIDQTNFPLKQAIYFDTPDGRMIFAIPRDGKTYVGTTDTFYKEDPKSPRITKEDKAYLLNAIKFMFPKISVTEYHIESSWAGVRPLIFEDGKDPSDISRKDEIWEGESGLITIAGGKLTGYRKMAETVVDLVVSRLKATGVTAASCQTKNTPISGGKFGSPQKFLSYVEEKAKTASTFGLTEQEGYELARKYGTNVPIVLRYARDYEDHKLVGLSPLVYAQLMYAIEYEMTMSPTDFFIRRTGALYFNIEWVRKWKEPVILHMKKVFGWSEAKTYHYTLELERELAAVE from the coding sequence ACTTAAAAACAACACATATGACCTTGTTGTCATTGGAGGAGGTATAACTGGAGCAGGTATCGCACTTGATGCCGCAACACGAGGGTTGAAGGTTGCCCTGATCGAAATGCAAGATTTTGCCGCTGGAACTTCTAGCCGCTCCACGAAGCTTGTTCACGGAGGATTACGATATTTAAAACAGCTTGAAGTCAAAATGGTGGCAGAAGTAGGGAAGGAAAGAGCCATCGTGTATGAAAATGGCCCTCATGTTACAACTCCGGAAAGAATGCTACTTCCTATCCATCAAGGTGGAACATTTGGAAAATGGACGACATCTTTAGGGCTTCTCGTATACGATTACTTAGCAAATGTAAAACAGGCTGAGAGAAGAAAGATGCTTGATCGTGAGGAAACACTTCGTAAGGAACCGCTAATAAAGGAAGACGGATTAAAAGGCGGTGGGTATTATGTTGAATACCGAACAGATGATGCAAGGTTAACAATTGAAGTCTTAAAAGCCGCAGTCAGCTATGGTGCACATGCATTAAATTATATGAAAGCTGAAGGTTTTCTTTATGAAAACAATAAAGTTACAGGGGTTCAAGCTACTGATATTATTTCCGGTGATAGGTTTGAGATACGAAGTAGGATTACGGTCAATGCAGCTGGACCATGGGTTGATCAAGTTCGAAGCCTTGATACATCCCTTCGTAAAAAGCAACTCCGGTTAACCAAAGGGGTTCACATTGTTATAGATCAAACCAACTTTCCTTTAAAACAGGCTATTTATTTTGATACACCGGATGGGAGGATGATTTTTGCCATTCCACGGGATGGAAAAACATATGTAGGGACCACAGACACGTTCTACAAGGAAGACCCTAAAAGCCCTAGAATCACTAAAGAAGATAAAGCTTACCTGCTGAATGCCATTAAATTTATGTTTCCTAAGATTTCAGTCACTGAATATCATATAGAATCAAGTTGGGCAGGAGTCAGACCCCTAATTTTTGAGGATGGGAAGGACCCCTCTGACATTTCAAGAAAAGACGAAATTTGGGAAGGTGAAAGTGGCTTAATCACGATTGCGGGTGGAAAGCTTACTGGCTATCGAAAAATGGCTGAGACTGTGGTCGATCTCGTTGTTTCCCGTTTAAAAGCCACGGGAGTCACGGCTGCCTCTTGTCAAACCAAAAACACCCCCATATCAGGTGGTAAGTTCGGCTCACCACAGAAGTTTTTATCCTATGTGGAGGAGAAAGCAAAAACAGCTTCTACGTTTGGGCTAACTGAACAGGAAGGCTATGAACTTGCTCGAAAATATGGTACGAATGTACCCATAGTCCTTAGGTATGCTAGAGACTATGAGGATCATAAGCTAGTTGGCCTCTCTCCCCTGGTCTATGCCCAACTCATGTATGCAATCGAGTACGAGATGACAATGTCACCTACAGATTTCTTTATTCGAAGAACTGGAGCGCTATATTTTAATATTGAATGGGTACGTAAATGGAAGGAGCCTGTTATCCTGCATATGAAAAAGGTGTTCGGATGGAGTGAAGCAAAAACATATCATTATACGCTTGAGCTAGAAAGGGAATTAGCTGCGGTAGAATAA
- a CDS encoding amidohydrolase, whose translation MSQSFWLTNVSLETGYEFEGNLVQTTKTEKFHIRVENGKFAEMIPATTLNTDLPKVDMKNLLMLPSFKEMHIHIDKTYYGGPWKAVRPVRSILGRMEEERELLPKQLPTAQDRAEKILGLLLSHGSTHVRTHCNIDPVIGLKNLEATMMALENFSGKLSHEVVAFPQHGLLRSGVESEMREAMKLGATYVGGVDPATVDEDMEKSLHTIIDIAIEAAAKIDIHIHDRGQIGIATMNRLADLTEEAGMQGRVTVSHAFGFAGKQSNAVVELAERFAQLHIDITSTVPIGGFIMPIPFLHDKGVKVGLGTDSLTDHWSPFGNGDNLEKAGRLAELYRYVDEQSLSQALGFITDGVTPLNKDGDRVWPRLGEDCDVVFVEASCSAEAVARRAARKAVFYKGRLVFDNVGEYDE comes from the coding sequence ATGAGTCAATCGTTTTGGCTAACAAATGTAAGTTTAGAGACGGGTTATGAATTTGAAGGTAATTTGGTTCAGACAACAAAGACCGAAAAGTTCCACATACGCGTAGAAAATGGGAAGTTTGCCGAGATGATACCAGCAACGACACTGAATACGGACTTACCAAAAGTAGATATGAAGAATCTCCTGATGCTTCCATCTTTTAAGGAAATGCACATTCATATTGATAAAACCTATTATGGGGGGCCATGGAAAGCTGTTAGGCCAGTCAGAAGTATCTTAGGCAGGATGGAAGAGGAGCGGGAATTACTTCCTAAACAGCTTCCAACTGCACAAGATAGAGCAGAGAAAATATTAGGGCTTCTATTAAGTCACGGTTCTACCCATGTAAGAACCCATTGCAATATAGATCCAGTTATTGGCTTAAAGAACTTAGAGGCAACCATGATGGCATTAGAGAATTTCTCGGGTAAATTATCTCATGAAGTCGTTGCATTCCCTCAGCATGGCTTACTCCGTTCAGGGGTGGAAAGTGAAATGAGGGAAGCAATGAAATTAGGGGCTACTTATGTGGGAGGAGTAGACCCTGCAACCGTTGATGAGGATATGGAAAAATCCTTACACACAATCATCGATATAGCGATTGAGGCAGCTGCCAAAATTGATATTCACATTCATGATAGAGGGCAGATTGGCATTGCGACAATGAATAGGCTTGCTGATCTTACTGAAGAAGCAGGTATGCAAGGTCGTGTAACGGTTAGCCATGCATTTGGGTTTGCAGGTAAGCAATCTAACGCAGTAGTAGAATTAGCTGAAAGATTTGCTCAACTTCATATTGATATCACATCCACAGTCCCAATTGGAGGATTCATCATGCCAATCCCTTTCTTACACGATAAAGGTGTAAAGGTAGGACTAGGTACGGATAGCTTGACAGACCACTGGTCCCCGTTTGGGAATGGTGATAATTTAGAAAAAGCAGGACGTCTGGCAGAACTTTATAGGTATGTAGATGAACAGTCCTTATCACAAGCTCTAGGGTTTATTACAGACGGGGTTACTCCACTGAATAAAGATGGTGATCGAGTATGGCCAAGATTAGGCGAAGATTGTGATGTTGTATTCGTAGAAGCAAGCTGTTCAGCTGAAGCAGTAGCTAGAAGGGCAGCCAGAAAAGCTGTCTTTTATAAAGGAAGACTTGTTTTCGATAATGTTGGAGAATATGATGAGTAG
- a CDS encoding HD domain-containing protein has protein sequence MVGRVTLIEIYEHAITQKYVRRSGMAHAISVAYHAFRLAENYGVNPDWAAKAGLLHDIGHYEWYQDGEWDYEQYRNHDIHPIKGAERAHKLLVRLGEDRKVAKEISLAVLFHTESALPEGEYKLTPLQMVVHLADEKDKQPGDGHHYRNIDRQKEIRLIKQLDQQINQFLIESTMT, from the coding sequence TTGGTAGGGAGGGTCACACTTATAGAGATATACGAACATGCAATCACACAGAAGTATGTTAGAAGGTCAGGGATGGCCCATGCCATTTCAGTGGCTTATCATGCTTTTCGTTTAGCAGAAAATTACGGAGTAAATCCTGACTGGGCTGCAAAGGCGGGACTCCTACACGATATTGGACATTATGAGTGGTATCAAGATGGAGAATGGGACTATGAACAGTACCGTAACCATGATATACACCCAATCAAGGGGGCAGAAAGGGCTCACAAGTTACTAGTACGCTTAGGTGAAGATAGGAAAGTGGCCAAGGAAATATCACTCGCTGTTTTATTTCATACTGAATCGGCATTGCCTGAAGGAGAGTATAAGTTGACTCCATTGCAAATGGTTGTACATTTGGCGGATGAAAAGGATAAACAACCTGGTGACGGACATCATTATCGAAACATCGACCGCCAAAAGGAAATACGTTTGATAAAACAACTTGATCAACAAATAAATCAATTTCTTATTGAGTCCACTATGACCTAA
- a CDS encoding MDR family MFS transporter: MQQKVNTKIILITFMIGAFFAILNETLLNIALTELMHVFDIDAPTVQWMATGFMLVMGVLMPISALLIQWFTTRQMFIGVMTVFLIGTTIAACAISFPMLLAGRMTQAVGTGLLIPVIMNALLLLYPPEVRGKIMGTFGLVIMFAPALGPTLSGVIVDLFGWRWLFIFVIPFALFSILFAFKYLQNVGEVTRPKVDILSIILSSIGIAGIVYGFSSAGEHSQGFSSTKIITIITISLLSLFLFVIRQLKLKEPLLDVRVFKYKNFARGVSLFVIVIMAMFASEIVMPMYLQGPLGYSAKVAGLLLLPGALLNGLMSPVMGTLFDKFGPRKLMIPGTIVLVGVMIFFSNINPAYPLWSFILVYIVLMLAISAIMMPAHTNALNELPKNLYPHGTAISNTLQPIAGALGVSVFVSIMTQGSNSYLEKHANPITEQVKNDAMTIGVHHAYWFALGLCIVAFCIALFIKKAISPDYDKELKENTPT, translated from the coding sequence ATGCAACAAAAAGTAAACACGAAAATTATACTTATTACATTTATGATTGGTGCCTTCTTTGCCATATTAAACGAAACCTTACTGAACATTGCCTTAACTGAGTTAATGCATGTATTTGACATTGACGCTCCGACTGTACAATGGATGGCTACAGGATTCATGCTTGTTATGGGTGTGCTAATGCCTATTTCAGCTCTCCTCATTCAATGGTTCACAACGAGACAAATGTTCATAGGGGTAATGACAGTCTTTTTGATTGGAACAACCATCGCAGCGTGTGCAATAAGCTTTCCTATGCTACTGGCGGGGCGCATGACCCAGGCAGTTGGAACTGGATTGTTAATTCCGGTTATTATGAATGCTTTGCTACTATTATATCCACCAGAAGTACGAGGGAAGATTATGGGTACTTTTGGACTTGTGATTATGTTTGCTCCAGCTCTTGGTCCAACCTTATCAGGTGTGATTGTTGATTTATTTGGCTGGCGTTGGTTATTTATATTTGTTATACCATTTGCACTATTTTCTATTCTGTTCGCCTTTAAATACCTTCAGAATGTTGGTGAAGTAACACGTCCCAAAGTAGATATATTATCTATAATCCTTTCATCAATAGGGATCGCAGGTATTGTGTATGGCTTCAGTAGTGCGGGTGAACATTCACAAGGTTTCTCATCAACAAAAATTATTACAATTATCACAATCAGCTTATTAAGCCTTTTTTTATTTGTGATCAGGCAATTAAAACTAAAAGAACCTTTATTAGATGTAAGAGTTTTTAAATATAAGAATTTTGCTCGTGGCGTAAGTCTTTTTGTTATTGTCATTATGGCGATGTTTGCTTCAGAAATCGTTATGCCTATGTATTTGCAAGGTCCCCTTGGGTATTCAGCAAAGGTTGCTGGATTATTGCTTTTACCAGGGGCTTTATTAAACGGCTTAATGTCTCCTGTAATGGGTACGTTGTTCGATAAATTTGGCCCTAGGAAACTAATGATACCTGGAACGATTGTCTTAGTGGGTGTTATGATTTTCTTTAGTAATATCAATCCAGCTTATCCTTTGTGGTCGTTTATACTGGTTTACATCGTCCTCATGTTGGCCATTTCAGCCATTATGATGCCTGCCCATACGAATGCTTTAAATGAATTACCTAAAAATTTGTATCCTCATGGGACAGCAATCTCCAATACCTTGCAACCGATTGCGGGTGCTTTAGGGGTTTCGGTGTTTGTCAGTATTATGACACAAGGGAGTAATAGCTATTTGGAAAAGCATGCAAACCCTATAACCGAACAGGTGAAAAATGATGCGATGACAATTGGTGTTCATCATGCCTATTGGTTTGCTTTAGGTTTGTGTATTGTTGCATTTTGCATCGCTTTATTTATAAAAAAGGCAATCTCGCCAGATTATGATAAGGAATTGAAAGAAAATACTCCTACGTAA
- a CDS encoding helix-turn-helix domain-containing protein yields the protein MKESSMCPKLEKAMALISKRWTAMIIYQLLNGSQRFCEIESSFPISGRLLSERLKELENEGIVTREVFPEVPVRVEYSLTAKGLALAPFIKELEKWSESYITL from the coding sequence ATGAAGGAATCCTCAATGTGCCCAAAACTCGAAAAAGCGATGGCACTTATAAGTAAACGTTGGACAGCTATGATTATATATCAGCTTTTGAACGGCTCCCAGCGGTTCTGTGAAATTGAAAGTTCATTCCCTATTAGTGGAAGACTTTTATCAGAACGACTTAAGGAGCTAGAAAATGAAGGAATTGTAACAAGGGAAGTATTCCCTGAGGTTCCTGTTCGCGTTGAATATTCTTTAACCGCCAAAGGACTGGCATTAGCTCCCTTCATTAAAGAGTTGGAAAAGTGGTCCGAATCTTATATAACCCTATAA
- a CDS encoding YceI family protein, with product MTKVKWAVDASHSSVEFSVKHMMFATVKGAFNSYEANIEADPTDLTTANIEFNIDLASVDTRNEDRDNHLRSADFFDVENTPKLTFKATNIVKKDEGEYDVTGDLNLHGVTKSETFTVTFDGQGTNPWGVEVVGFTAEGKIKRSDYGLTWNAALETGGVLVGDQIKIALHIEASKAE from the coding sequence ATGACAAAAGTAAAATGGGCTGTAGATGCATCACACAGTAGTGTTGAATTTTCTGTTAAGCATATGATGTTTGCAACAGTAAAGGGCGCTTTTAATAGCTATGAGGCAAACATTGAAGCAGATCCTACAGATTTAACAACAGCAAATATTGAATTTAATATCGACCTTGCAAGTGTTGATACACGTAATGAAGACCGTGACAATCACTTGCGTTCAGCAGATTTCTTTGATGTAGAAAACACTCCAAAGCTGACCTTCAAAGCAACAAATATTGTTAAGAAAGATGAAGGTGAATATGACGTTACGGGAGACCTGAATCTTCATGGCGTAACAAAATCAGAAACATTCACTGTAACATTTGATGGTCAAGGAACAAATCCTTGGGGAGTTGAAGTTGTTGGTTTTACAGCAGAAGGTAAAATCAAACGTAGTGATTATGGCTTAACGTGGAACGCTGCCCTAGAAACAGGTGGAGTTTTAGTAGGAGATCAAATCAAAATTGCACTTCATATCGAAGCTTCTAAAGCAGAATAA